Proteins encoded by one window of Rhodopirellula islandica:
- a CDS encoding SDR family NAD(P)-dependent oxidoreductase, with protein sequence MPLPFQQVWSPEDAVTIVTGASSGIGFELTRMLVEEGAHVVAVARRQQRLTELANATSCPERVHCIVGDVTDASTREKAMAAADSLRDGRLDLLVNNAGVGAIGPFAEASPERMRRVMEVNFFAPVDWTRDALPRLRQAAQEGGHPVICNIGSVLGHRAVPDKSEYCASKFALHGWNDSLRAELVGDGIGVTLVSPSTTRSEFFDSLVETDPGQKSASVGSWPPTRVAQAALLAIKRGRSEVILSLGGKALVYADRMSPPVMNGLLAKRGR encoded by the coding sequence ATGCCGTTGCCCTTTCAGCAGGTTTGGAGTCCCGAGGATGCTGTGACCATCGTCACGGGGGCGAGCAGTGGAATCGGATTTGAACTGACACGAATGTTGGTGGAAGAAGGAGCTCATGTCGTCGCCGTCGCTCGGCGCCAGCAACGGTTGACAGAGCTCGCCAACGCAACGTCGTGTCCGGAACGTGTGCACTGCATTGTTGGTGATGTGACGGACGCATCCACTCGTGAAAAAGCCATGGCAGCGGCGGATTCGCTTCGCGATGGCCGATTGGATTTGTTGGTCAACAATGCGGGCGTGGGCGCGATCGGGCCGTTCGCGGAAGCATCGCCTGAACGCATGCGGCGGGTGATGGAGGTGAACTTTTTCGCGCCCGTGGATTGGACTCGCGACGCTCTGCCTCGGTTGCGTCAGGCGGCTCAGGAAGGAGGGCATCCTGTGATCTGCAACATCGGCAGCGTGTTGGGGCACCGAGCGGTGCCGGACAAAAGCGAGTACTGTGCCAGCAAGTTTGCGCTGCACGGTTGGAACGATTCGCTTCGAGCCGAATTGGTAGGCGATGGGATCGGCGTGACGTTGGTCAGCCCCAGCACCACTCGCAGCGAGTTCTTTGACTCGTTGGTTGAGACGGACCCGGGGCAGAAGTCTGCTAGTGTTGGCAGTTGGCCGCCCACACGAGTTGCTCAGGCAGCGTTGCTGGCGATCAAACGTGGGCGTAGCGAAGTGATCTTGAGCCTGGGTGGCAAAGCGTTGGTTTACGCTGATCGAATGTCGCCGCCGGTGATGAACGGCCTCTTGGCCAAACGTGGACGCTGA
- the hflX gene encoding GTPase HflX → MSDKHITLHDDAPERSILARLILPDTVVEEDPLEELHGLATTSGTEVVDELIQRRSTPDHSTYLGKGKVEELRLMVERHEADVVVFDNDLSPAQIRNLEKKINAKVIDRTELILDIFAAGARTHESRLAVELAQLEYSLPRLKRMWTHLSRQSMGVGMRGPGEKQLEVDRRLAQKRIHDLKTELKSVELRRERQVAARSDSPTVSLVGYTNAGKSTLMNALTDAGVMAQDKLFATLDTRTRRWHLPEWGHVLLSDTVGFIRDLPHSLVASFKSTLEETRQAELLLHVADASSPQVFEQISAVYQVLEELGIEAKDTLLVLNKIDAITSPRILNRVLDRYPNAIPVSARSHSGLKPLAQAVGEALSREFLDVEIVVAHHDGKLLSFLSATGKIESREFGNDHVTVRVRMPASAMGTVHRSALRVTPTTLEMWKQTASEDDPKPSEEDSVEESVERSSDVA, encoded by the coding sequence GTGTCAGATAAACACATCACCCTGCACGACGACGCTCCCGAACGTAGCATTTTGGCTCGTTTGATCCTGCCTGACACCGTGGTCGAAGAAGACCCGTTGGAAGAACTGCACGGGCTGGCGACCACCTCGGGGACCGAAGTGGTCGACGAGTTGATTCAGCGTCGATCCACCCCCGACCACTCCACCTATTTGGGCAAAGGCAAAGTCGAAGAGCTGCGTTTGATGGTCGAACGCCATGAAGCCGACGTGGTCGTCTTCGACAACGATCTGAGCCCCGCTCAAATTCGCAACTTGGAAAAGAAGATCAATGCGAAGGTGATCGATCGAACGGAGTTGATCCTGGACATCTTTGCCGCCGGAGCACGAACGCACGAATCGCGTTTGGCCGTTGAGTTGGCTCAGTTGGAATACTCGCTGCCACGGCTCAAACGCATGTGGACCCACCTTTCGCGTCAGTCGATGGGCGTGGGGATGCGTGGTCCAGGTGAAAAACAGTTGGAGGTTGACCGCCGGTTGGCCCAAAAACGCATTCACGATTTGAAGACCGAACTGAAGAGCGTGGAGCTGAGGCGGGAACGCCAGGTCGCGGCTCGGTCGGATTCACCGACGGTGTCGTTGGTCGGGTACACCAACGCGGGCAAGAGCACGTTGATGAACGCTCTGACCGATGCCGGCGTGATGGCTCAAGACAAACTGTTTGCGACCCTGGACACTCGCACGCGACGTTGGCATCTGCCGGAATGGGGGCATGTGTTGCTCAGCGACACGGTTGGTTTCATTCGCGATTTGCCTCACTCGTTGGTTGCCAGTTTTAAATCGACGTTGGAAGAAACTCGTCAAGCGGAATTGTTGCTGCACGTGGCGGACGCCAGCAGCCCTCAGGTTTTCGAGCAGATCAGCGCGGTGTATCAGGTGCTCGAAGAGCTGGGCATCGAAGCGAAGGACACGTTGTTGGTGCTCAACAAGATTGATGCCATCACCAGCCCGCGAATTTTGAATCGGGTGCTGGATCGTTACCCGAATGCCATTCCTGTCAGTGCGAGGTCGCATTCCGGTTTGAAGCCATTGGCTCAAGCGGTTGGCGAAGCCCTGTCTCGCGAGTTTCTGGATGTGGAGATTGTGGTGGCGCATCACGATGGCAAGCTGCTGTCGTTTCTCTCCGCAACAGGCAAAATCGAATCGCGTGAGTTTGGAAACGACCATGTCACCGTGCGGGTTCGGATGCCAGCCTCGGCAATGGGAACCGTTCATCGCAGTGCGTTGAGGGTGACACCCACGACGCTTGAAATGTGGAAGCAAACCGCGTCGGAAGATGACCCCAAGCCATCCGAGGAGGATTCTGTGGAAGAGTCTGTCGAGCGTTCGAGCGACGTGGCTTGA
- a CDS encoding excinuclease ABC subunit UvrC translates to MSDRETEVNDEPLDDESAASDVEASSKSAVSPKVLQDFTQGFRQAARKVKTFPQSPGVYLMKDCAGVVIYVGKAKNLRSRASSYFLKAASEDARTADWIGDIADIDFVETESEVDALLMESRLIKDIQPRNNKELKDDKSFPYLMITTREEFPRVEVTREPQSKGVKLYGPFTSAGALRGAIQVMQRIFKFRTCSLDISESDERWQWFRPCLLASINQCTAPCNFRISKEDYRRDIKRLQTFLDGGKTKLLREMRSEMKEASKALDFERAAVLRDEINMIERLEERGDLDTNAQPEVFYIDPQKGLAGLKKVLGLSETPRVIEGVDIAHLGGNETVASLVQFIDGLPFKPGYRRFRIQEVKGIDDYRSIYEVVSRRFRGLSDRQESFPDVLLIDGGKGQLNAAMAAFRDQDIQPPTVISLAKRDEEIFRPGISEPLKLSKNAFALRLLQYVRDESHRFAQHYHHILRSKSSLER, encoded by the coding sequence ATGAGCGACCGCGAAACCGAAGTCAATGACGAACCCCTCGACGATGAGAGTGCCGCCTCGGATGTCGAGGCGTCCTCCAAGTCGGCGGTTTCACCGAAGGTGCTGCAGGATTTCACCCAAGGGTTCCGTCAAGCCGCCCGGAAGGTCAAGACGTTCCCGCAATCGCCGGGCGTGTATTTGATGAAGGATTGCGCTGGCGTGGTGATCTACGTCGGCAAAGCCAAGAACCTTCGATCGCGGGCGAGCAGCTACTTTTTGAAAGCTGCCAGCGAGGACGCTCGCACGGCCGATTGGATTGGCGACATCGCTGACATCGACTTTGTGGAAACGGAAAGCGAAGTCGACGCGTTGTTGATGGAATCGCGGTTGATCAAGGACATCCAACCGCGAAACAACAAAGAGCTAAAGGACGACAAGTCGTTTCCGTACCTGATGATCACCACGCGAGAGGAGTTCCCGCGGGTGGAAGTGACCCGGGAACCGCAGTCCAAGGGCGTGAAGCTTTACGGACCGTTCACCAGCGCGGGGGCTCTGCGCGGCGCGATCCAGGTGATGCAGCGGATCTTTAAGTTTCGAACGTGTTCGCTGGACATCAGCGAGTCCGACGAGCGGTGGCAGTGGTTTCGGCCGTGTCTGCTGGCGAGCATCAATCAATGCACCGCGCCGTGCAACTTTCGAATCAGCAAAGAAGATTACCGCCGCGACATCAAGCGATTGCAAACGTTTCTGGATGGTGGGAAGACGAAGCTGCTGCGTGAGATGCGAAGCGAGATGAAGGAGGCCAGCAAGGCATTGGACTTTGAACGAGCCGCTGTGCTTCGCGACGAGATCAACATGATCGAGCGTTTAGAAGAGCGGGGCGACTTGGACACCAATGCTCAGCCTGAAGTCTTTTACATCGATCCTCAAAAGGGATTGGCTGGCCTGAAGAAGGTGTTGGGACTGTCAGAGACGCCGCGTGTGATCGAAGGCGTCGACATCGCGCACTTGGGTGGGAACGAAACCGTTGCTAGTCTCGTCCAATTCATTGACGGGTTGCCGTTCAAGCCCGGATACCGGCGATTTCGCATTCAGGAAGTCAAAGGCATCGATGACTACCGTAGCATTTACGAGGTTGTTTCTCGACGTTTTCGTGGGTTGTCGGATCGTCAAGAATCGTTTCCCGACGTGTTGTTGATCGATGGTGGCAAGGGGCAGCTCAACGCGGCGATGGCGGCGTTTCGAGATCAAGACATCCAACCGCCGACCGTGATCAGCCTTGCAAAACGCGATGAAGAGATTTTTCGACCGGGGATCTCTGAACCCTTGAAGCTGAGCAAAAACGCGTTTGCATTGCGGTTGTTACAGTATGTTCGCGACGAATCTCACCGGTTTGCCCAACACTACCATCACATTTTACGTAGTAAATCCAGTCTCGAGCGGTGA
- a CDS encoding carboxymuconolactone decarboxylase family protein: MIPKRYRQMHADHPEYMRAYEDLGKAARQSGPLSDREVALVKLAISLGAGLEGAAHSHCRKALEAGCTPDDLRHVAMLSAPTIGFPTMMRAKSWVEDVIEPKPM, encoded by the coding sequence ATGATTCCCAAACGCTACCGCCAAATGCACGCCGACCATCCGGAGTACATGCGAGCTTACGAGGACTTGGGCAAAGCTGCTCGCCAGTCCGGTCCGCTGAGTGACCGAGAGGTGGCGCTGGTCAAGCTGGCGATTTCACTGGGAGCGGGCTTGGAAGGCGCAGCTCACTCGCATTGTCGCAAAGCCTTGGAAGCCGGGTGCACGCCGGATGACTTGCGACACGTGGCGATGCTCTCCGCCCCGACGATCGGATTTCCCACGATGATGCGAGCGAAGTCATGGGTGGAAGATGTGATTGAACCCAAGCCGATGTGA
- the cobA gene encoding uroporphyrinogen-III C-methyltransferase — translation MNSERSLSETSSGFVALVGAGPGHPGLLTLRGQECLQECDVVLYDGLSNVEMLVHAPQAVHQSVGKHGQSRIWKQDEIIAEMLRHAQAGRHVVRLKGGDPAVFARTSEEVNALKAEGIPFEIVPGITAALAAGSYAGIPITHRGIASAVALVTGHEEPGKAKSDLDWPALARFPGTLVIYMGVTTAKQWTEALIAGGKDPKTPCAILRRCSLPDQQKIQCRLDEVAGHLTPASQFRPPVITIVGEVTGLAESMDWFSRRPLSGKRVLVTRPRDQAQALARPLEELGANVIVQPAIEIAPPDDWSDVDAAIEQIDSFDSLVFSSRNGVKFFLDRLWEQGRDLRCLGGLKIAVVGDATAAVLAASHLRADWIPETFDADALLETLLQVQPSLRSTLIVRTQRGRDVVADGLRSLGTNVCEVVAYQNRDVPEMDPITRAKLNEQPLDWVTLTSPATARNVHRWLGESIGDTKVAVISPLTAEAVHELGWRVDAIASSATMQSLTQAILDAETT, via the coding sequence TTGAATTCTGAACGCTCTCTTTCTGAAACATCGTCTGGATTCGTCGCATTGGTGGGGGCTGGTCCGGGACATCCGGGATTGCTGACCCTTCGCGGTCAGGAGTGTCTGCAGGAATGTGACGTCGTGCTGTACGACGGGCTGAGCAACGTCGAGATGCTGGTCCACGCCCCGCAAGCGGTCCACCAAAGCGTTGGAAAACACGGGCAATCGCGAATTTGGAAGCAGGACGAGATCATCGCCGAGATGCTCCGGCATGCTCAAGCGGGGCGGCATGTCGTGCGGCTCAAAGGGGGCGACCCGGCCGTTTTTGCTCGGACCAGCGAAGAGGTCAACGCGTTGAAGGCCGAGGGCATCCCGTTTGAAATCGTTCCGGGAATCACGGCGGCCTTGGCGGCGGGGTCCTACGCGGGAATTCCGATCACCCATCGCGGGATCGCATCGGCGGTGGCTCTGGTCACCGGGCATGAAGAGCCGGGCAAGGCGAAATCGGACTTGGATTGGCCGGCATTGGCGAGATTTCCTGGCACGCTGGTGATTTACATGGGGGTCACGACGGCCAAGCAATGGACGGAGGCGTTGATCGCGGGCGGCAAGGATCCGAAAACACCGTGTGCGATCCTCCGGCGTTGCAGTTTGCCCGATCAGCAGAAAATCCAGTGCCGCTTGGACGAGGTCGCTGGTCATCTGACTCCCGCCAGTCAGTTTCGGCCGCCTGTGATCACGATTGTCGGTGAAGTCACGGGATTGGCCGAGTCGATGGATTGGTTCAGTCGTCGGCCGCTCTCCGGGAAGCGTGTTTTGGTGACGCGGCCGAGGGATCAAGCCCAGGCCTTGGCCAGACCGCTGGAAGAACTGGGGGCGAATGTGATCGTTCAGCCCGCCATTGAAATTGCTCCGCCCGATGATTGGTCGGACGTGGATGCTGCGATCGAGCAGATTGACTCGTTTGATTCGCTGGTGTTCAGCAGTCGGAACGGCGTGAAGTTCTTTTTGGATCGGTTGTGGGAGCAAGGCCGCGATTTGCGTTGCCTGGGCGGACTCAAAATCGCGGTGGTCGGTGATGCGACGGCCGCGGTGTTGGCCGCCTCTCACCTGCGAGCGGATTGGATTCCGGAAACGTTTGATGCCGACGCGTTGCTGGAAACGTTGCTTCAGGTCCAGCCTTCCCTGCGTTCCACGTTGATCGTGCGAACCCAACGCGGACGGGATGTCGTCGCCGATGGGCTTCGAAGCCTCGGGACGAACGTTTGCGAAGTGGTCGCCTATCAAAATCGAGACGTGCCGGAAATGGATCCGATCACACGAGCCAAATTGAACGAGCAACCGTTGGACTGGGTGACATTGACCAGTCCGGCGACGGCACGGAACGTTCATCGTTGGTTGGGCGAATCGATTGGAGACACCAAGGTGGCGGTGATCAGTCCACTGACCGCGGAAGCGGTTCACGAATTGGGATGGCGAGTCGACGCGATCGCTTCGTCGGCCACAATGCAATCTTTGACCCAAGCGATTCTTGACGCGGAGACAACATGA
- the rpsT gene encoding 30S ribosomal protein S20, translating into MPNTSSASKRLRQNEKRRLLNRATRTNMRSTIRRVREAVDNNDLETAKNEFKIAQKKLDRAAANNLIHKNAAARTKSRLNNLIKNAAQSA; encoded by the coding sequence ATGCCAAACACTTCAAGCGCCTCGAAACGTCTGCGTCAAAACGAAAAACGTCGTTTGCTGAATCGTGCCACCCGTACAAACATGCGTTCGACGATTCGTCGTGTCCGTGAAGCTGTCGACAACAACGATTTGGAGACCGCCAAGAACGAGTTCAAAATCGCTCAAAAGAAGCTGGATCGTGCCGCAGCGAATAACTTGATCCACAAGAACGCTGCCGCTCGCACCAAGAGCCGCTTGAACAACTTGATCAAGAACGCCGCTCAATCTGCCTGA
- a CDS encoding VTT domain-containing protein has product MTSVLNHSAKIARRLLPVLLIVVGVGGLVSGVGTELASEWLAMGREAGPVAFVMLGTLAMCLFVPKTFVSIAAGSVFGLMVGGSTLAATAVVSAWVNYHLGKWSLGGGSDGSESKNDGSSPGSTLEVESEASWREGLRVIGSTARDANLGMHLLVRLSPIPTTIISYSMGAAGARQVPYLAAALLAAGPQLLWVHCGAMATETMSSVAESGVAGVADSSLTRWLGLATSVVAAVLLSVWVPRHIWQQRTQELAGKGLVAEDLAAAGQDV; this is encoded by the coding sequence GTGACGTCCGTTTTGAACCATTCAGCAAAGATCGCGAGGCGGTTGTTGCCTGTGTTGTTGATTGTGGTCGGCGTCGGCGGGTTGGTCAGCGGCGTTGGCACGGAGTTGGCCAGTGAATGGTTGGCGATGGGACGCGAAGCGGGGCCAGTCGCGTTTGTGATGCTGGGGACGTTGGCGATGTGTTTGTTTGTTCCCAAGACATTTGTGTCGATCGCGGCTGGGTCGGTGTTTGGATTGATGGTCGGTGGTTCAACGTTGGCGGCCACGGCGGTTGTTTCGGCGTGGGTGAACTACCACCTCGGAAAGTGGTCCTTGGGCGGCGGTTCTGATGGGAGTGAATCCAAGAACGATGGATCCTCTCCGGGGTCGACGCTGGAGGTGGAATCGGAGGCGTCCTGGCGAGAGGGATTGCGGGTGATCGGTTCGACTGCTCGCGATGCGAATCTGGGGATGCATCTGTTGGTCCGGCTGTCACCCATCCCGACCACGATCATCAGCTACTCGATGGGGGCGGCCGGAGCGCGTCAGGTGCCCTACTTGGCCGCCGCGTTGCTGGCCGCGGGGCCGCAGTTGTTGTGGGTGCATTGCGGGGCCATGGCGACCGAAACGATGAGTTCGGTTGCCGAGTCGGGAGTCGCCGGGGTGGCTGATTCCAGTCTGACTCGTTGGTTGGGGCTGGCAACGTCCGTCGTTGCGGCGGTGCTGCTGTCGGTTTGGGTGCCGAGGCACATTTGGCAGCAGCGAACGCAAGAGTTGGCAGGCAAGGGGTTGGTTGCCGAGGATTTGGCTGCAGCAGGCCAAGACGTTTGA
- a CDS encoding DUF1552 domain-containing protein, translating to MSHSPRTLSRRFVLRGLGTSLALPLLDVMSPTRLLAAAADGGPPPLRMGFFYVPNGMHMPAWTPQKEGREFELTPTLQKLAENRDSISVLSGLTLDGARAHGDGGGDHARSVAAFLTGAHPRKTNGADIQNGVSVDQVTAQYVGDRTRFTSLELGLEASSQAGNCDSGYSCAYASNMSWRGPTNPMAKETDPRALFDRLFAGQTIKETRRAKSEREKYRKSILDFVSEDAKRLHAHLPIVDRRKLDEYLYSIRDVEKRLDGAEKLGLTEEGVPDYPRPSGVPQELSRHSDLMMDMVALAYQTDSTRILSFMFTNAGSNRAYKEIGVNEGHHELSHHGKSEHKQAEIAKINSFHAERFNYLLSRLKLIREGDGSLLDHCMIVYGSGISDGDRHNHDDLPVLLAGNGGGRIRAGQHVRYENGTPLCNLYLWMMKQMGANAESFGDSNGVLQGLG from the coding sequence ATGAGTCATTCGCCTCGTACTTTGTCGCGACGTTTTGTGCTTCGTGGGTTGGGGACCTCGCTGGCATTGCCATTGTTGGATGTGATGAGTCCGACGCGGCTGTTGGCGGCCGCTGCTGATGGTGGGCCGCCGCCGTTGCGGATGGGGTTTTTCTATGTTCCCAATGGCATGCACATGCCCGCTTGGACGCCCCAGAAAGAGGGACGCGAATTTGAGCTGACGCCGACCTTGCAGAAGTTGGCGGAGAACAGAGATTCGATCAGCGTTCTGTCTGGGTTGACCCTCGATGGGGCTCGGGCTCACGGCGATGGAGGCGGTGACCACGCGCGCAGTGTGGCTGCGTTCTTGACCGGCGCTCACCCTCGCAAGACCAACGGCGCTGACATTCAAAACGGCGTCTCGGTCGATCAGGTGACGGCGCAGTATGTGGGCGATCGAACCCGGTTCACTTCTTTGGAATTGGGGTTGGAAGCGAGCAGTCAGGCTGGCAATTGTGACAGTGGCTACAGTTGTGCTTATGCATCGAACATGTCGTGGCGCGGGCCAACGAATCCGATGGCCAAGGAGACGGATCCGCGGGCTTTGTTCGATCGCTTGTTCGCGGGGCAAACCATCAAGGAAACGCGACGAGCAAAGAGCGAGCGTGAGAAGTATCGAAAGAGCATCCTGGACTTTGTCTCCGAGGATGCGAAGCGTTTGCATGCTCACCTGCCCATCGTCGATCGGCGCAAATTGGACGAGTACCTGTATTCCATTCGGGATGTTGAGAAGCGACTCGACGGTGCCGAAAAATTAGGGCTGACGGAAGAAGGCGTGCCGGATTACCCGCGACCCAGCGGTGTGCCTCAGGAGCTGTCTCGGCACAGCGATTTGATGATGGACATGGTGGCGTTGGCGTATCAAACCGACAGCACGCGAATTTTGTCGTTCATGTTCACCAATGCAGGAAGCAATCGGGCTTACAAAGAGATTGGCGTCAACGAAGGGCACCATGAGCTTTCGCACCATGGCAAAAGCGAGCACAAGCAAGCTGAGATTGCGAAGATCAATTCATTCCATGCGGAGCGATTCAATTACCTGTTGTCTCGATTGAAGCTGATTCGCGAGGGCGATGGTTCGCTGCTGGATCACTGCATGATCGTGTACGGCAGCGGGATCAGTGACGGGGATCGCCACAACCACGATGACCTGCCGGTCCTGTTGGCCGGAAATGGTGGCGGGCGGATTCGGGCTGGTCAGCACGTGCGGTATGAAAATGGCACGCCGTTGTGCAATCTTTATCTGTGGATGATGAAACAGATGGGGGCGAATGCCGAAAGCTTCGGCGACAGCAACGGAGTCTTGCAGGGATTGGGGTGA
- a CDS encoding DUF1592 domain-containing protein produces the protein MADDLASEVMFREQLVPLLRTYCYDCHGLEDGEGGVSLEADDTALEIVKGRDHWMRALAQVRLGTMPPADSDVMDPSSRARMVELIDELANAIDCVQNPNAGKVALRRLNRAEYRNTIQDLVGVDYALADDFPGDDVGYGFDNIGDVLSLPPLLMEKYLDAAEAIMGEAIYTPLPPELFELERSPATLIGADKFNVRSHLVMSSNGTVTLQFDAPFRGTYTIVLSLSGDQGGDEPVRVEVTDGRRVIPVEVKESEPTEKTVAFRLGKGTRQIEISFLNDFYVKDQIDRNLHVHHVKVSGVEQRSQFASSPDLPTTHRVLLFETPGNDQEFERAAKAVLGRFASRAYRRPIGKSELGRLVELATQVHENEGSFEESMQVAMQAVLVSPYFLFRVERPREPGPDGVMPLVNQYELATRISYFLWSSMPDDELLRMAHRGQLRDRRMLLEKVGRMIKSPKASRFVDNFASQWLQLRNLEIVQPDTRIYRGFDEEVREAMRVETLMFFSEVMRNNLPVTELLSADFTYMNEALARFYGINDVRGSEFRKVSLSGTPRGGLLTHASVLTVTSNPTRTSPVKRGKWILDNLLNTPPPPAPPNIPELEKGKLVGSLRERMEQHRSNPACAACHNMMDPLGFALENFDAVGRWRTRDGRDEIDASGLMPDGTSFDGINGLRDLLTTQRSEQFVRCLAEKMLIYALGRGTEYYDKCALDKITADVRAHDYKFAYLIAAIIESDPFQKQGYREP, from the coding sequence ATGGCAGATGATCTCGCCAGCGAGGTGATGTTCCGCGAACAGTTGGTGCCGTTGTTGCGGACTTACTGCTACGACTGCCATGGCCTGGAAGACGGCGAAGGCGGCGTGTCGTTGGAGGCCGACGACACGGCGTTGGAGATTGTCAAAGGCCGTGATCATTGGATGCGGGCGCTCGCGCAAGTTCGCTTGGGCACCATGCCACCGGCGGATTCCGATGTGATGGATCCGTCCAGTCGGGCTCGGATGGTCGAGCTGATTGACGAGTTGGCCAATGCGATCGACTGCGTGCAAAATCCGAACGCTGGCAAGGTCGCGTTGCGGCGGCTGAATCGTGCCGAGTATCGCAACACCATCCAAGATTTGGTCGGCGTCGATTATGCACTGGCGGACGATTTTCCGGGCGATGACGTTGGCTACGGATTCGACAACATCGGTGATGTGTTGTCGCTGCCGCCGTTGTTGATGGAGAAGTACCTCGATGCGGCCGAAGCGATCATGGGCGAAGCGATTTACACGCCGCTACCGCCTGAATTGTTTGAGTTGGAACGTTCTCCCGCGACGTTGATTGGGGCGGACAAGTTCAACGTCCGCAGCCACCTGGTGATGTCCTCCAATGGCACGGTCACGTTGCAGTTCGACGCTCCTTTTCGAGGGACCTACACGATTGTGTTGTCTCTCAGCGGAGACCAGGGCGGAGACGAACCGGTCCGCGTGGAAGTCACTGATGGACGTCGTGTCATTCCGGTGGAGGTCAAGGAGAGTGAGCCCACGGAAAAGACGGTTGCGTTTCGGTTGGGGAAAGGCACGCGTCAGATCGAGATCTCGTTTCTGAATGACTTCTATGTCAAGGATCAGATCGATCGCAACCTGCACGTTCACCATGTGAAGGTGAGTGGCGTGGAGCAACGCAGTCAGTTTGCCTCGTCTCCGGATCTGCCAACGACTCATCGAGTGCTGTTGTTTGAAACCCCGGGCAACGACCAGGAATTTGAGCGAGCCGCGAAAGCGGTGTTGGGGCGATTTGCCAGCCGGGCTTATCGACGGCCGATTGGCAAGTCGGAGCTCGGGCGATTGGTTGAGCTAGCCACGCAGGTGCATGAAAACGAGGGGTCATTCGAGGAGAGCATGCAGGTCGCGATGCAGGCTGTTCTGGTTTCGCCGTACTTCCTGTTTCGAGTCGAGCGACCGCGGGAACCGGGGCCGGACGGTGTGATGCCGCTGGTGAATCAGTACGAGCTGGCCACGCGAATTTCGTACTTTTTGTGGAGCAGCATGCCGGACGATGAGCTCTTGCGGATGGCACATCGCGGCCAGTTACGTGACCGCCGGATGTTGCTTGAGAAAGTCGGGCGGATGATCAAGAGTCCCAAGGCGAGTCGCTTCGTGGATAACTTTGCTTCGCAGTGGTTGCAGCTTCGCAACTTGGAAATCGTGCAGCCGGACACTCGCATTTATCGAGGGTTTGACGAGGAGGTTCGCGAAGCGATGCGGGTTGAAACGTTGATGTTCTTCTCGGAGGTGATGCGAAACAATTTGCCGGTCACGGAACTGTTGAGTGCGGACTTCACTTACATGAACGAAGCCTTGGCGCGGTTCTATGGGATCAATGACGTGCGGGGCAGTGAATTTCGCAAGGTGTCGTTGTCGGGAACGCCGCGAGGCGGGTTGCTGACGCACGCCAGTGTGTTGACGGTGACCAGCAACCCGACTCGGACCAGTCCGGTGAAACGCGGCAAGTGGATCCTCGACAATCTGCTCAACACGCCACCACCACCGGCACCGCCCAATATCCCGGAACTTGAGAAGGGGAAGTTGGTCGGTTCGCTTCGAGAACGCATGGAGCAGCACCGGTCGAACCCAGCCTGCGCCGCGTGTCACAATATGATGGACCCGCTGGGGTTTGCGCTGGAGAACTTTGATGCGGTTGGCCGTTGGCGAACACGCGATGGGCGGGACGAGATCGACGCCAGCGGATTGATGCCCGATGGAACTTCGTTTGATGGGATCAATGGGTTGCGAGACTTGTTGACGACGCAGCGCAGCGAGCAGTTCGTTCGGTGTTTGGCCGAGAAGATGCTGATCTACGCCCTCGGGCGTGGGACCGAATATTATGACAAGTGTGCACTCGACAAGATCACGGCCGATGTTCGCGCACACGATTACAAATTCGCATACTTGATCGCCGCGATCATCGAAAGCGATCCTTTTCAGAAGCAAGGTTATCGAGAACCATGA
- a CDS encoding DNA-directed RNA polymerase subunit alpha C-terminal domain-containing protein, translating to MKTRIPLSKAEEEARLRRERLDLSIAEMGLTVRTTNCLEETGILTVRDLLNATPRRLLKISNFGEKTLEEVYDALEQLGFYRPGRQAASATI from the coding sequence ATGAAGACCCGCATTCCATTGAGCAAGGCTGAGGAAGAAGCCCGTCTGCGCCGTGAACGTCTCGATTTGAGCATCGCGGAAATGGGTTTGACCGTTCGGACCACGAACTGTCTGGAAGAGACCGGCATTTTGACGGTCCGTGACCTGCTCAACGCGACACCGCGACGTTTGCTGAAAATCAGCAACTTCGGCGAAAAGACTCTCGAAGAAGTCTACGACGCCCTCGAGCAACTTGGGTTTTATCGTCCGGGCCGACAGGCCGCTTCGGCCACCATCTGA